The following coding sequences lie in one Candidatus Neomarinimicrobiota bacterium genomic window:
- a CDS encoding N-acetyltransferase: MTLVRPWRKADLPAIRQVAWDSWAAAYGEFIPETDRRVFHESYYAPEKLKNLFDSKIVEGCVALSGDKIVGYSKTHWDIHRSEFFVTSLYVLPQYQKLKLGKQMLEYGIESARQYVTDRVWLGVMVENKPAIQWYVRQGFVFVENKPFTIGNTIIDDLIGYKLI; the protein is encoded by the coding sequence CTTCCAGCGATTCGGCAGGTGGCCTGGGATTCCTGGGCAGCTGCTTATGGAGAATTTATACCCGAAACAGATCGACGGGTTTTCCATGAATCATATTATGCACCGGAGAAGTTAAAAAATCTTTTTGATTCAAAAATCGTTGAAGGATGTGTCGCCCTTTCTGGTGATAAGATCGTTGGATATAGCAAAACCCATTGGGATATCCATCGGTCTGAGTTTTTTGTTACCTCACTTTATGTTTTACCGCAGTATCAGAAATTAAAACTAGGTAAGCAAATGCTGGAATATGGAATTGAGTCAGCCCGTCAGTATGTAACTGATCGCGTCTGGTTGGGGGTTATGGTTGAGAATAAACCGGCCATTCAATGGTATGTTCGTCAAGGGTTTGTTTTTGTAGAGAATAAACCATTTACCATTGGAAACACAATAATTGATGATTTGATTGGATATAAGCTGATCTAG